The Cupriavidus necator N-1 DNA window TGGCCATGGCCGCCACCAGCAGCCAGACTGCTGCTGCCCTGGCGGCAGGGCGGGCTTGTCGGCAGGCGCGCATGATGGCCTCCTTCCGCTTGTGGACGGCCTTGTGATAGCCGCGTACTACCAAGTTTCGACAATTGTCTGTTGCTTTGCCAATGCTTTGGCTGTGACGCCGCATTGTTCCGGCATTGGAACACTGTGTTCGCTTCCGGCAGGCTTCCGCAAATTTGAAGGGCTGCTATCTTCGAGCGCCGTGATCAAAATAAAGTGGCAGCGCCGCGATACACCTCGACGCTGCCCGAAACCCACGGATGTCAGTGAAGAACGCAACCCCATCAACCCGGCTGGCGCACCTTGCGACCGCCGTTTCCTTTGCTGTCTGCCTGTGCGTGCTGCCGGCCGCCGCCGGCGCGGCAACCTTCTCGATGCAGGGCGGCTATGGCCGCGACAACGGCCACGGCGTTGAGAAATACGAAGTGGCCGCGCGCTGGGACGACATCGTGCAGTGGCAGCTGTCCAGCCGCTTGGTACTGTCCCTGGACGGCGAGGTCAATCTCGCGAACTGGCGGGCGCTGTCGTCCCAGCCGTCGAGCCAATTGACAGAGTTTGGCGTGTCGCCGATCTTCCGCCTCAGCTATGCGGGCGAATACGCGACGCCGTTTGTTGAAGCCTCCGTGGGTTTGCGCGTGCTCAGCCATACCGAGATCGCCGATGGCCATCGCATGGGCTCGGCTTTCCAGTTCTCTGACATGGTCGGCGTGGGCATTGCCTTCGGCAAGGCGCAGCGGCTTGCCATCGGCTACCGCTTCCAGCACCTGTCCAATGCCGGCATCAAGCAGCCCAATCCCGGCACCAACTTCAGCATGGGCTACGTGCGCTACTGCTTCTGACGGGGTGGCGGCCGGGGATCGTTCCAGCCGCAGGACACTGCATCGCAATCCCACGGTCTACCGCGCATCGGCCCCAGCACCTATCATTGCTCCATGGATCATTGCCTGCCACTATCGGCCGGCATACTCGGAGATCAGACATGAAGCGCATTCTGGGCGTCTACAGCGCACCGCGTCAGCACTGGGTCGGGGATGGCTTTCCGGTGCGCTCGATGTTTTCGTACATGAGCCACGGCAAGCAGCTGAGCCCGTTTCTGCTGCTGGATTACGCCGGGCCGGCCGACTTCACGCCGACGCAGCGACCGCGCGGGGTTGGCCAGCATCCGCACCGCGGTTTCGAGACAGTGACCATCGTCTACAAGGGCGAGGTCGCGCATCGCGACTCGACCGGGCAGGGCGGCGTGATCGGCCCCGGCGACGTGCAGTGGATGACGGCGGGCGCCGGCATCCTGCATGAGGAATTCCACTCGCCGGCCTTTACGCAAAGCGGCGGCGCGCTGGAAATGGTGCAACTGTGGGTCAACCTGCCGGCGCGCGACAAGATGACCGCGCCCGGCTACCAGGCCATCGTCGACCGCGATATCTCGGTGGTGCCGATGCCCGATGGCGCCGGCACGGTGCGCGTGATCGCCGGCGAGTACGCGGGCAAGGCCGGTCCGGCGCGCACCTTCACGCCGATGAATGTGTGGGATATGCGCCTGAACCAGGGTGCCAGCACGCGGCTGGCGCTGCCGGAGGGCTGGCATACCGCGCTGGTGGTGCTGCGCGGCAAGATCACGGTCAACGCGGAGGCGACGGTGCGGGATGCCGAAATGGTGGTGCTGGACGGTGCCGGCGAGGATGTGAACATCGAAGCCAGCACCGACGCGGTGATGCTGCTGCTCAGCGGCGAGCCGATCGACGAGCCGATCGTCGGCCATGGCCCGTTCGTGATGAACACTGAAGAGCAGATCGCCGATGCCTTCCGCGACTTCAGCAGCGGCCACTTCGGCAGCATCACGGCGGGCGGCCGGTAGGCGCCTGCTGCGGCAACGGGGCGAGCCTTGCGGCTCGCCCCGCTCCGGCATCAGAAGATCTGCCGGATCCCCACGGTCACGCCCACCATGCTCTTTTGCCCGGCCATGGTCGGGTACTTGAAGGCAAAGGCGGTGGCCGCGCCGTCGAAGCTCAGGCCGCCGTTGCGCGCATAGCCGGCCGACAGGTACACGTCGGTGCGCTTGCTGAAGTTGTAGTCGGCGATGAAGCTGACCTGCTGCATGTTGGACGGGTTGGTTTCGGCGGCCGTGGCGGTGGCGCGTGCGCTCTTCACGTCGGCGTAGTAGTAGGCCAGGGACAGGCCCAGCGCGGGCGTGGCCTGGTAGTTGACGCCGGCCCACCAGTAGTCGTCGCGCAGCAGCGTGTTGCCGTTGGCGAACTCAGCCTTGTTGTAGCGGTATCCTAGCGTGAACTTGAACGGCCCGGTGTTGTACAGCGCCGCCGCGCCCAGCTTGGTCATGGTGCCGGGCTGGCCGGTGACCGCGGCAGGGCGCCAGACGTCGGCACCGATCGAGGCGCCGAAGCCACTGCTGTTCAGGTACATCAGCGAGCCGCCATAGGCGATGTTGTCGCTGAAGTGCCCCGGCACCTCGCCCGCGCCGCCGTTGGCCAGCAGGATGGCGGCATTCTGCACCGCCACGCCGGCGCCGAACGAAAAGTGCGCCACCGCCTGCAGCGGACCGAACTGGCCGGTGTACTTGATCATGTTGTCTTCGCGGTAGTTCAGGCCCATCCACCAGATGCCCGGTTCATAGGTGGCGGCAAAGCGCATCGGCGCGAAGTTGGCCATGCCGTCGAAGAACGACGTGTACTGGCGCCCGAAGGTGAGCTTGCCGATGCTCTTGTTCTGCAGCCCGACATATGACTGGCGATTGAACAGCGGCGCGCTCTGCAGGTTGCCGCTGTCCCACTGGAAGCCGCTTTCCAGCACGAACAGCGCCTGGTTGCCGGCACCAAGGTCTTCCACTCCGCGCAGGCCCCAGCGCGACGCGGAGAGGCCGCCCACCTGCGGCATGCCGATGCGCTTGCCGCCCTGCGTGGGCGTGGCGGCGGATGCGGCCACGCGGTTGACATACTCGATGGATCCGTCGATGACCCCATACAGCGTCACGCCGGACTGTGCATTGGCGCTGCCTGCGGCCGCGCCAAGTACAGCCAGCGTGATAAGCGATTTCTTCATGCTAAGTCGTCTCCTGTCGGTTTTTATGGAAGGCGCTGGCCGGTTGCTACGCCCGGCTCTGTTCCATTAGACCTTTGTGCGTGGTGTCAGGCCCCCTCCTAAAAGGAGTGAATCGGGGTCTGGGTGTTGCCGTGCCGCACGGATGATGGCTGGAGGAGAGTCCCTATTGACTTGAGGTGGGGAGGCGGTTGGCGAAGCAAAAAAACGGGGGCTCGCCAATGCGAGCCCCCGCTTCGGTGCGGCTGGACTTACTGCACGTTGCCGGCGACCGCGATCACCTGGCCGGTGATGTAGTTGGAATCCGGCGAGCAGAACAGGTACACGCCGCCCGCGGCTTCTTCCGGGGTGCCCCCGCGGC harbors:
- a CDS encoding acyloxyacyl hydrolase; this encodes MSVKNATPSTRLAHLATAVSFAVCLCVLPAAAGAATFSMQGGYGRDNGHGVEKYEVAARWDDIVQWQLSSRLVLSLDGEVNLANWRALSSQPSSQLTEFGVSPIFRLSYAGEYATPFVEASVGLRVLSHTEIADGHRMGSAFQFSDMVGVGIAFGKAQRLAIGYRFQHLSNAGIKQPNPGTNFSMGYVRYCF
- a CDS encoding pirin family protein → MKRILGVYSAPRQHWVGDGFPVRSMFSYMSHGKQLSPFLLLDYAGPADFTPTQRPRGVGQHPHRGFETVTIVYKGEVAHRDSTGQGGVIGPGDVQWMTAGAGILHEEFHSPAFTQSGGALEMVQLWVNLPARDKMTAPGYQAIVDRDISVVPMPDGAGTVRVIAGEYAGKAGPARTFTPMNVWDMRLNQGASTRLALPEGWHTALVVLRGKITVNAEATVRDAEMVVLDGAGEDVNIEASTDAVMLLLSGEPIDEPIVGHGPFVMNTEEQIADAFRDFSSGHFGSITAGGR
- a CDS encoding porin encodes the protein MKKSLITLAVLGAAAGSANAQSGVTLYGVIDGSIEYVNRVAASAATPTQGGKRIGMPQVGGLSASRWGLRGVEDLGAGNQALFVLESGFQWDSGNLQSAPLFNRQSYVGLQNKSIGKLTFGRQYTSFFDGMANFAPMRFAATYEPGIWWMGLNYREDNMIKYTGQFGPLQAVAHFSFGAGVAVQNAAILLANGGAGEVPGHFSDNIAYGGSLMYLNSSGFGASIGADVWRPAAVTGQPGTMTKLGAAALYNTGPFKFTLGYRYNKAEFANGNTLLRDDYWWAGVNYQATPALGLSLAYYYADVKSARATATAAETNPSNMQQVSFIADYNFSKRTDVYLSAGYARNGGLSFDGAATAFAFKYPTMAGQKSMVGVTVGIRQIF